TGTAAAATAAATTCAGGAGAACCATAGTAGATGGAGCTTTCACCACAAAAGATATATGAGGGTTACAATAGTATTTTAAGAAACATTGTGCCAGGAATTATTATACTGTTTCCATTCATTGTTTCTTTTGGATCTGATTTCCTTAAAGAAAACTATTATATTATTATAATAACTTATTTAATAGTTGAAGTGCTCTCCTACGGCATTTTTGATGGCATTGGTTATCTCTACCTTAGAAAAATTAAAGAAAAAGGAAAAAAAGACAACATTCTCAAGAAATTAAAAAACGGATTGCAGTTGATGCTTCCTCGCTGCGAATTCATAAGATGTATTATAGCTATATCTCTGCAGCTTTTATGGTTCATTGTTTCACTTCCCGTGAGATGTTTTTGGATTATTATTTCCCCTACCTTTTATGAGTATTCAATTCAATTAGAAAATAAAATAAACGAATTACTTAGAAGTAAAAATTTTCCAACAATAAGATATGTTGAATATAAAGAGCTGCAAGATACAAAGAAGTATAGATTATGTTTTGGAGATCATTCTGCAATTCATATCCTAAATTCGTATATGGTACTTTGTGATATCTCAATCATTGGCTTGATATTGGTATTGTTGGTTGCATTACTCGCAAAAATATTCAGTAATAATGATATTTTAACAAACAATATCATTTATTCATTTGATTGTTATGTGCTGGCTTGGGGTTCTTTTTTGTTATTGGCAATCCTTTTTCCTTTGAAAAGAATAATAAAGTATTCATTGCCTTATATAGAGCTAGATCAGTTGGAAAAATTTGGTATCGATAATTTTGGAAACTTAATGCAGGAATTTAGGAATAAACGAGATGAGGTAGACATTTTTGGTAATGAAAAAACTACCCGCGATTTTCATGTTGTCGATACTGTGCGTTATAAATCTCCTTCCTCACTTAAACCACATCCAAACAACAAGCGTCGTCATCGCGAGTGAACTGTATGAATAATATGTATATTGGATATCAGCTAGCATCTTTCCACACTCCCCTCTCCTATGGGAGAGGGGCCGGGGGTGAGGTCGTATGAAAAAGGTCAGCGTGATTGGCGCGGGGAACGTGGGCGCGACGGCGGCGTATTATATCGCCGAAAAGAACATCGCGGACATCGTCATGGTGGACGTGGACGGCGGGATGGCGGGGCGCAAGGCGCGCGATTTCATGCACTCTGCGGCGCTCAGGAACTACGGCGGGAGCATCACCGGCACGTCCGATTATGCGGAGACCGCGGGATCGGACGCGGTGGTCGTGACGGCCGGGGTGCCGCGCAAGCCCGGCATGGACCGCATGGACCTCCTGAAGATAAACGCGTCCATCGTGCAGCAGGTCTCGCAGGAGATCGCCCGGCACTGTCCGGGCGCGGTGGTCGTCGTGGTCACGAACCCGCTCGACATCATGGCGGGGCTCGTCCTCAGGGAGACCGGCTTCGCGATCAGGAAGGTCGTGGGAATGGCCGGGGCGCTCGACTCCACGCGCTTCCGCTACTTCATTGCGGAAAAATTGAACGTGTGGCCCGGCGATGTGACAGCGATGGTGCTGGGCGGTCACGGCGACGAGATGGTGCCCCTCAAGGGCTACACCTCGGTCGGGGGCATTCCGCTCCCCCAGCTCTTGGACGACGACGCAATCGAAGAGATGGTGAAGAGGACGCGCAACGGCGGCGCGGAGATCGTGAAATACTTGAAGACGGGAAGCGCCTTCTATGCCCCGGGCGCGAGCGCGGCGTCCATGGTGGAGGCGGTGCTCAAGGACCAGAAACGGATCATGGCGGCGAGCGCCTTCCTGCGTGGGGAATACGGGTACCGCTCCATCTTCCTGGGGGTGCCCGTGCTGCTCGGGAAAAACGGCGTGGAAAAGGTGATCGAGCTCGAGCTTCACGCCGACGAAAAAAAGGCGCTGGACGCATCGGCGGACGCGGTGAGGGAAGGGCTTGAGATGCTGGACAGCTTCTATACGCCGGGAGGTGCGATCAAATGAAACACCAGTTCGACGCGATCATCGTGGGCGCGGGGGGCGCGGGACTGTACGCGGCGCTCGAGGCGAGCAGGACTGCGAAGACCGCCGTGCTCTCCAAGCTCTATCCCATACGAAGCCACACCGGGACCGCCCAGGGGGGTATCGGCGCCGCGCTCGGAAGCGTGGAGGAGGACAGGCCCGAATGGCACTGCTTCGATACGGTCAAGGGAGGCGACTACCTTACCGACCAGAAGGCGGCGCAGATACTGGTCGAGGACGCCGTTGAAGCGGTCTACCACCTGGAGAACCTGGGACTGCCCTTCAGCAGAACCCCCGACGGGAAGATCGACCAGCGGCGGTTCGGCGGGCACACGCGCAATTTCGGCGAGGCGCCGGTGAAGCGCGCCTGTTACGCGGCCGACCGCACCGGGCACATGATACTCCAGACGCTCTACCAGCAGTGCATCAAGAACGGCGTCCGCTTCTTCGACGAGTTCCATGTGCTCGAGGCGCTCATCGACGGCGACAGGTGCAACGGCGTCGTCGCGCTCGAGCTCGCGACCGGCGAGATCCACACCTTCCATTCCAAGGCGACCTTCTTTGCGACCGGCGGGTTCGGGCGCATCTTCAAGACAACCTCGAATGCCTACGCCAACACGGGCGACGGGCCGGCCGTGCTCGCGCGCGCGGGGGTGCCCATGGAAGATATGGAGTTTTTCCAGTTTCATCCCACGGGGATCTACCGCATGGGCATCCTCATCACCGAGGCCGTGCGCGGCGAGGGCGGGATACTGCGCAACCGCGCGGGCGAGCCCTTCATGGAGCGTTATGCGCCAAAGCTGAAGGACCTCGCGCCGCGCGACATGATCAGCCGCGCGATCATCGACGAGCTCAGGAAGGGGAGCGGCATACGGGGCGACGGGAAGATCGACGACTACGTGTACCTGGACGCGACGCACATCGGCAGGGAGGCCATCGACAAAAAGCTCCCGGACATCGCGGGATTCTGCCGCACCTACCTCGGGGTGGACCCGGCCGACAAGCCCATCCCCGTCCAGCCCACGGCGCACTACGCGATGGGCGGCATTCCCACCGACCTGTGGGGGCGCGTTGTGCGCAATGCGAAGGGCGACGTCTACGAGGGGCTCTACGCGGCCGGCGAGTGCGCCTGCGTCTCCGTGCACGGCGCGAACCGGCTGGGAACGAACAGCCTGGTGGACATCATCGTATACGGAAAGAGGGCGGGGACCGATATAG
Above is a window of Spirochaetota bacterium DNA encoding:
- the mdh gene encoding malate dehydrogenase; protein product: MKKVSVIGAGNVGATAAYYIAEKNIADIVMVDVDGGMAGRKARDFMHSAALRNYGGSITGTSDYAETAGSDAVVVTAGVPRKPGMDRMDLLKINASIVQQVSQEIARHCPGAVVVVVTNPLDIMAGLVLRETGFAIRKVVGMAGALDSTRFRYFIAEKLNVWPGDVTAMVLGGHGDEMVPLKGYTSVGGIPLPQLLDDDAIEEMVKRTRNGGAEIVKYLKTGSAFYAPGASAASMVEAVLKDQKRIMAASAFLRGEYGYRSIFLGVPVLLGKNGVEKVIELELHADEKKALDASADAVREGLEMLDSFYTPGGAIK
- a CDS encoding succinate dehydrogenase flavoprotein subunit; this encodes MKHQFDAIIVGAGGAGLYAALEASRTAKTAVLSKLYPIRSHTGTAQGGIGAALGSVEEDRPEWHCFDTVKGGDYLTDQKAAQILVEDAVEAVYHLENLGLPFSRTPDGKIDQRRFGGHTRNFGEAPVKRACYAADRTGHMILQTLYQQCIKNGVRFFDEFHVLEALIDGDRCNGVVALELATGEIHTFHSKATFFATGGFGRIFKTTSNAYANTGDGPAVLARAGVPMEDMEFFQFHPTGIYRMGILITEAVRGEGGILRNRAGEPFMERYAPKLKDLAPRDMISRAIIDELRKGSGIRGDGKIDDYVYLDATHIGREAIDKKLPDIAGFCRTYLGVDPADKPIPVQPTAHYAMGGIPTDLWGRVVRNAKGDVYEGLYAAGECACVSVHGANRLGTNSLVDIIVYGKRAGTDIARYVRDADFGPLPETADDRARAGVKALVTGTRGKPRGEITARMQETMMELVGVYRAADEMKAAIAALRTLRGEYREVRVADTGKGFNTELLEVLELGNLLDIAWMTALAAANRTESRGAHSRVDFPERDDTNWLKHSMIRLVGDGYEIGYKDVDISLYPPKPRVY